A stretch of the Lactuca sativa cultivar Salinas chromosome 9, Lsat_Salinas_v11, whole genome shotgun sequence genome encodes the following:
- the LOC111902066 gene encoding receptor-like serine/threonine-protein kinase ALE2 isoform X1, whose amino-acid sequence MSEAIKSIAVSNCTGSVKKKHSHWPLVKQLLIPFIIIICTANADFTDNQTQTGAQILSPPTNEIPDLPLPVSLPLFQKQHQHRRRLSPLGAPKLVLSPAQPPNYGAFIASTQPPSTSISKPSIRKSETLPPATMLTPPRLADIAPAQSQSGAGTLPTGLTQPPLSPHSSNCCGPETVLKRDMEGCHCVYPIKLDILLLNVSSNPNWNLFLQQFATQLGLRVSQIELINFYLLSLSRLNISMDITPHTGISFNSTEASEINSSLSTHKVHLDPKLVGGYQLLNLTYFKPLAPAPAPHIATSPTKSPPSLPSTPTSANNSSSGRGKHLSLMLLVGIAAGILSVAVISVLILCSCASRRRKPEASPKETAAAAANKPREGGSFPHPTSTRFLAYEELKEATNNFEDSSILGEGGFGRVFKGVLSDGTQVAIKRLSSGGQQGDKEFLVEVEMLSRLHHRNLVKLVGYHSNRDSSENLLCYELVPNGSLEAWLHGPLGLNCPLDWDTRMKIALDAARGLAYLHEDSQPCVIHRDFKASNILLENNFHAKVADFGLAKQAPEGRATYLSTRVMGTFGYVAPEYAMTGHLLVKSDVYSYGVVLLELLTGRKPVEMSQPSGQENLVSWARPILRDKERLEEVADPKLGGKYPIEDLARVCTIAAACVAPEANQRPTMGEVVQSLKMVQRVTEYQDVGPAATATATQKQSSTTFESDGTSSIFSSGPYSGLSAFDHDNISRTALFSEDLHEGR is encoded by the exons ATGTCTGAAGCTATAAAGTCGATTGCTGTTTCTAACTGCACTG GATCAGTAAAGAAAAAGCATTCGCATTGGCCCTTGGTGAAACAGTTGCTTATTCCATTTATCATCATCATATGCACTGCCAACGCTGATTTCACTGACAACCAAACCCAAACGGGGGCACAAATTTTATCTCCACCCACTAATGAAATCCCTGATCTACCCCTGCCAGTCAGTCTTCCATTGTTCCAGAAACAACATCAACACAGGAGACGTCTTTCGCCCCTTGGTGCACCAAAGCTTGTGCTATCACCAGCTCAGCCACCTAACTATGGAGCATTCATAGCTTCAACTCAGCCTCCTTCAACTTCAATCTCAAAACCTTCAATCAGGAAAAGTGAAACACTACCTCCTGCCACCATGCTTACACCTCCACGCTTAGCAGATATTGCTCCTGCTCAGTCTCAATCTGGTGCTGGTACATTACCTACTGGCTTAACCCAGCCACCATTGTCTCCTCATTCCTCCA ATTGTTGTGGACCTGAAACTGTGCTGAAACGGGACATGGAGGGATGCCACTGTGTGTATCCGATAAAACTTGACATTCTCCTGTTGAATGTGTCATCTAACCCGAATTGGAATCTATTTCTTCAGCAGTTTGCTACTCAACTTGGGCTCAGGGTTTCTCAGATCGAGCTAATCAACTTTTATTTGCTGAGCTTATCAAGACTTAACATTTCAATGGACATAACTCCACATACTGGAATCAGTTTTAATTCCACAGAAGCTTCTGAAATAAACTCTTCACTTTCTACACACAAGGTTCATCTAGACCCCAAGCTTGTGGGTGGTTACCAGCTGCTCAACTTAACCTATTTCAAGCCTCTTGCTCCTGCTCCAG CACCTCACATTGCTACATCACCCACAAAGTCGCCTCCTTCATTGCCTTCCACTCCAACATCAGCCAATAATTCTTCTTCTGGTCGTGGAAAGCACCTGAGCTTGATGCTTCTTGTTGGCATTGCTGCTGGAATCCTTTCTGTTGCTGTAATATCTGTGCTTATACTTTGTTCATGTGCTTCACGTAGACGAAAACCAGAAGCATCACCAAAAGAAACTG cagcagcagcagctaATAAGCCAAGGGAAGGAGGATCTTTCCCGCATCCTACGAGTACAAGATTTCTTGCATATGAAGAACTAAAAGAAGCGACTAATAACTTTGAAGATTCAAGTATACTTGGTGAGGGTGGTTTTGGAAGAGTTTTTAAAGGCGTGTTAAGTGATGGGACACAGGTGGCAATAAAGAGGCTTTCTAGTGGAGGGCAACAAGGGGATAAGGAATTTTTGGTAGAAGTTGAGATGCTCAGTAGGCTGCATCATCGTAACCTTGTCAAACTTGTTGGTTACCACAGCAACCGTGATTCTTCTGAAAATCTTCTTTGCTATGAACTTGTTCCAAATGGAAGTTTGGAGGCTTGGCTCCATG GCCCACTAGGGTTGAACTGTCCCTTGGATTGGGATACTCGGATGAAGATTGCACTTGATGCTGCAAGGGGACTGGCATATCTTCATGAGGATTCACAGCCTTGTGTGATCCACAgagatttcaaggcttctaataTTTTACTGGAGAACAACTTCCATGCTAAAGTTGCAGACTTTGGGCTAGCTAAACAGGCCCCAGAGGGCAGAGCAACTTATTTGTCTACTCGTGTTATGGGCACATTTGG GTATGTGGCTCCTGAATATGCCATGACTGGACATCTGCTGGTCAAGAGTGACGTGTACAGCTATGGGGTGGTCCTGCTTGAGTTGTTAACAGGAAGGAAGCCTGTGGAGATGAGCCAACCATCCGGACAGGAGAACCTGGTCTCTTGg GCTCGGCCAATTCTAAGAGATAAGGAGCGATTGGAAGAAGTTGCAGATCCGAAGCTTGGGGGAAAGTACCCGATTGAAGATCTGGCTAGGGTTTGTACGATTGCAGCAGCATGTGTGGCCCCGGAAGCAAACCAACGCCCCACCATGGGGGAAGTTGTACAGTCGCTGAAAATGGTGCAGCGTGTCACGGAGTATCAGGACGTGGGACCCGCGGCCACTGCCACTGCCACTCAGAAGCAATCATCCACTACATTTGAATCAGACGGGACGTCTTCTATATTCTCCTCCGGTCCTTACTCTGGTCTAAGTGCCTTTGATCATGATAACATATCCAGAACAGCCCTCTTTTCGGAAGACCTTCATGAAGGAAGATGA
- the LOC111902066 gene encoding receptor-like serine/threonine-protein kinase ALE2 isoform X2, which translates to MSEAIKSIAVSNCTGSVKKKHSHWPLVKQLLIPFIIIICTANADFTDNQTQTGAQILSPPTNEIPDLPLPVSLPLFQKQHQHRRRLSPLGAPKLVLSPAQPPNYGAFIASTQPPSTSISKPSIRKSETLPPATMLTPPRLADIAPAQSQSGAGTLPTGLTQPPLSPHSSNCCGPETVLKRDMEGCHCVYPIKLDILLLNVSSNPNWNLFLQQFATQLGLRVSQIELINFYLLSLSRLNISMDITPHTGISFNSTEASEINSSLSTHKVHLDPKLVGGYQLLNLTYFKPLAPAPAPHIATSPTKSPPSLPSTPTSANNSSSGRGKHLSLMLLVGIAAGILSVAVISVLILCSCASRRRKPEASPKETAAAANKPREGGSFPHPTSTRFLAYEELKEATNNFEDSSILGEGGFGRVFKGVLSDGTQVAIKRLSSGGQQGDKEFLVEVEMLSRLHHRNLVKLVGYHSNRDSSENLLCYELVPNGSLEAWLHGPLGLNCPLDWDTRMKIALDAARGLAYLHEDSQPCVIHRDFKASNILLENNFHAKVADFGLAKQAPEGRATYLSTRVMGTFGYVAPEYAMTGHLLVKSDVYSYGVVLLELLTGRKPVEMSQPSGQENLVSWARPILRDKERLEEVADPKLGGKYPIEDLARVCTIAAACVAPEANQRPTMGEVVQSLKMVQRVTEYQDVGPAATATATQKQSSTTFESDGTSSIFSSGPYSGLSAFDHDNISRTALFSEDLHEGR; encoded by the exons ATGTCTGAAGCTATAAAGTCGATTGCTGTTTCTAACTGCACTG GATCAGTAAAGAAAAAGCATTCGCATTGGCCCTTGGTGAAACAGTTGCTTATTCCATTTATCATCATCATATGCACTGCCAACGCTGATTTCACTGACAACCAAACCCAAACGGGGGCACAAATTTTATCTCCACCCACTAATGAAATCCCTGATCTACCCCTGCCAGTCAGTCTTCCATTGTTCCAGAAACAACATCAACACAGGAGACGTCTTTCGCCCCTTGGTGCACCAAAGCTTGTGCTATCACCAGCTCAGCCACCTAACTATGGAGCATTCATAGCTTCAACTCAGCCTCCTTCAACTTCAATCTCAAAACCTTCAATCAGGAAAAGTGAAACACTACCTCCTGCCACCATGCTTACACCTCCACGCTTAGCAGATATTGCTCCTGCTCAGTCTCAATCTGGTGCTGGTACATTACCTACTGGCTTAACCCAGCCACCATTGTCTCCTCATTCCTCCA ATTGTTGTGGACCTGAAACTGTGCTGAAACGGGACATGGAGGGATGCCACTGTGTGTATCCGATAAAACTTGACATTCTCCTGTTGAATGTGTCATCTAACCCGAATTGGAATCTATTTCTTCAGCAGTTTGCTACTCAACTTGGGCTCAGGGTTTCTCAGATCGAGCTAATCAACTTTTATTTGCTGAGCTTATCAAGACTTAACATTTCAATGGACATAACTCCACATACTGGAATCAGTTTTAATTCCACAGAAGCTTCTGAAATAAACTCTTCACTTTCTACACACAAGGTTCATCTAGACCCCAAGCTTGTGGGTGGTTACCAGCTGCTCAACTTAACCTATTTCAAGCCTCTTGCTCCTGCTCCAG CACCTCACATTGCTACATCACCCACAAAGTCGCCTCCTTCATTGCCTTCCACTCCAACATCAGCCAATAATTCTTCTTCTGGTCGTGGAAAGCACCTGAGCTTGATGCTTCTTGTTGGCATTGCTGCTGGAATCCTTTCTGTTGCTGTAATATCTGTGCTTATACTTTGTTCATGTGCTTCACGTAGACGAAAACCAGAAGCATCACCAAAAGAAACTG cagcagcagctaATAAGCCAAGGGAAGGAGGATCTTTCCCGCATCCTACGAGTACAAGATTTCTTGCATATGAAGAACTAAAAGAAGCGACTAATAACTTTGAAGATTCAAGTATACTTGGTGAGGGTGGTTTTGGAAGAGTTTTTAAAGGCGTGTTAAGTGATGGGACACAGGTGGCAATAAAGAGGCTTTCTAGTGGAGGGCAACAAGGGGATAAGGAATTTTTGGTAGAAGTTGAGATGCTCAGTAGGCTGCATCATCGTAACCTTGTCAAACTTGTTGGTTACCACAGCAACCGTGATTCTTCTGAAAATCTTCTTTGCTATGAACTTGTTCCAAATGGAAGTTTGGAGGCTTGGCTCCATG GCCCACTAGGGTTGAACTGTCCCTTGGATTGGGATACTCGGATGAAGATTGCACTTGATGCTGCAAGGGGACTGGCATATCTTCATGAGGATTCACAGCCTTGTGTGATCCACAgagatttcaaggcttctaataTTTTACTGGAGAACAACTTCCATGCTAAAGTTGCAGACTTTGGGCTAGCTAAACAGGCCCCAGAGGGCAGAGCAACTTATTTGTCTACTCGTGTTATGGGCACATTTGG GTATGTGGCTCCTGAATATGCCATGACTGGACATCTGCTGGTCAAGAGTGACGTGTACAGCTATGGGGTGGTCCTGCTTGAGTTGTTAACAGGAAGGAAGCCTGTGGAGATGAGCCAACCATCCGGACAGGAGAACCTGGTCTCTTGg GCTCGGCCAATTCTAAGAGATAAGGAGCGATTGGAAGAAGTTGCAGATCCGAAGCTTGGGGGAAAGTACCCGATTGAAGATCTGGCTAGGGTTTGTACGATTGCAGCAGCATGTGTGGCCCCGGAAGCAAACCAACGCCCCACCATGGGGGAAGTTGTACAGTCGCTGAAAATGGTGCAGCGTGTCACGGAGTATCAGGACGTGGGACCCGCGGCCACTGCCACTGCCACTCAGAAGCAATCATCCACTACATTTGAATCAGACGGGACGTCTTCTATATTCTCCTCCGGTCCTTACTCTGGTCTAAGTGCCTTTGATCATGATAACATATCCAGAACAGCCCTCTTTTCGGAAGACCTTCATGAAGGAAGATGA
- the LOC111902066 gene encoding probable serine/threonine-protein kinase PBL7 isoform X3, translating into MLTPPRLADIAPAQSQSGAGTLPTGLTQPPLSPHSSNCCGPETVLKRDMEGCHCVYPIKLDILLLNVSSNPNWNLFLQQFATQLGLRVSQIELINFYLLSLSRLNISMDITPHTGISFNSTEASEINSSLSTHKVHLDPKLVGGYQLLNLTYFKPLAPAPAPHIATSPTKSPPSLPSTPTSANNSSSGRGKHLSLMLLVGIAAGILSVAVISVLILCSCASRRRKPEASPKETAAAAANKPREGGSFPHPTSTRFLAYEELKEATNNFEDSSILGEGGFGRVFKGVLSDGTQVAIKRLSSGGQQGDKEFLVEVEMLSRLHHRNLVKLVGYHSNRDSSENLLCYELVPNGSLEAWLHGPLGLNCPLDWDTRMKIALDAARGLAYLHEDSQPCVIHRDFKASNILLENNFHAKVADFGLAKQAPEGRATYLSTRVMGTFGYVAPEYAMTGHLLVKSDVYSYGVVLLELLTGRKPVEMSQPSGQENLVSWARPILRDKERLEEVADPKLGGKYPIEDLARVCTIAAACVAPEANQRPTMGEVVQSLKMVQRVTEYQDVGPAATATATQKQSSTTFESDGTSSIFSSGPYSGLSAFDHDNISRTALFSEDLHEGR; encoded by the exons ATGCTTACACCTCCACGCTTAGCAGATATTGCTCCTGCTCAGTCTCAATCTGGTGCTGGTACATTACCTACTGGCTTAACCCAGCCACCATTGTCTCCTCATTCCTCCA ATTGTTGTGGACCTGAAACTGTGCTGAAACGGGACATGGAGGGATGCCACTGTGTGTATCCGATAAAACTTGACATTCTCCTGTTGAATGTGTCATCTAACCCGAATTGGAATCTATTTCTTCAGCAGTTTGCTACTCAACTTGGGCTCAGGGTTTCTCAGATCGAGCTAATCAACTTTTATTTGCTGAGCTTATCAAGACTTAACATTTCAATGGACATAACTCCACATACTGGAATCAGTTTTAATTCCACAGAAGCTTCTGAAATAAACTCTTCACTTTCTACACACAAGGTTCATCTAGACCCCAAGCTTGTGGGTGGTTACCAGCTGCTCAACTTAACCTATTTCAAGCCTCTTGCTCCTGCTCCAG CACCTCACATTGCTACATCACCCACAAAGTCGCCTCCTTCATTGCCTTCCACTCCAACATCAGCCAATAATTCTTCTTCTGGTCGTGGAAAGCACCTGAGCTTGATGCTTCTTGTTGGCATTGCTGCTGGAATCCTTTCTGTTGCTGTAATATCTGTGCTTATACTTTGTTCATGTGCTTCACGTAGACGAAAACCAGAAGCATCACCAAAAGAAACTG cagcagcagcagctaATAAGCCAAGGGAAGGAGGATCTTTCCCGCATCCTACGAGTACAAGATTTCTTGCATATGAAGAACTAAAAGAAGCGACTAATAACTTTGAAGATTCAAGTATACTTGGTGAGGGTGGTTTTGGAAGAGTTTTTAAAGGCGTGTTAAGTGATGGGACACAGGTGGCAATAAAGAGGCTTTCTAGTGGAGGGCAACAAGGGGATAAGGAATTTTTGGTAGAAGTTGAGATGCTCAGTAGGCTGCATCATCGTAACCTTGTCAAACTTGTTGGTTACCACAGCAACCGTGATTCTTCTGAAAATCTTCTTTGCTATGAACTTGTTCCAAATGGAAGTTTGGAGGCTTGGCTCCATG GCCCACTAGGGTTGAACTGTCCCTTGGATTGGGATACTCGGATGAAGATTGCACTTGATGCTGCAAGGGGACTGGCATATCTTCATGAGGATTCACAGCCTTGTGTGATCCACAgagatttcaaggcttctaataTTTTACTGGAGAACAACTTCCATGCTAAAGTTGCAGACTTTGGGCTAGCTAAACAGGCCCCAGAGGGCAGAGCAACTTATTTGTCTACTCGTGTTATGGGCACATTTGG GTATGTGGCTCCTGAATATGCCATGACTGGACATCTGCTGGTCAAGAGTGACGTGTACAGCTATGGGGTGGTCCTGCTTGAGTTGTTAACAGGAAGGAAGCCTGTGGAGATGAGCCAACCATCCGGACAGGAGAACCTGGTCTCTTGg GCTCGGCCAATTCTAAGAGATAAGGAGCGATTGGAAGAAGTTGCAGATCCGAAGCTTGGGGGAAAGTACCCGATTGAAGATCTGGCTAGGGTTTGTACGATTGCAGCAGCATGTGTGGCCCCGGAAGCAAACCAACGCCCCACCATGGGGGAAGTTGTACAGTCGCTGAAAATGGTGCAGCGTGTCACGGAGTATCAGGACGTGGGACCCGCGGCCACTGCCACTGCCACTCAGAAGCAATCATCCACTACATTTGAATCAGACGGGACGTCTTCTATATTCTCCTCCGGTCCTTACTCTGGTCTAAGTGCCTTTGATCATGATAACATATCCAGAACAGCCCTCTTTTCGGAAGACCTTCATGAAGGAAGATGA
- the LOC111902067 gene encoding receptor-like protein kinase ANXUR2, with protein sequence MTARIFNGETSYKFNVNSTSRYIIRLHFYPSNYPDYNISNSYFVVTIGAITLLRNFSAFITAEALSQAYLIREYSLAAFNSDSITLTFKPGVDKSFAFVNGIELITEPELFDDQAGLVGVADTAGTIDGVSSNMQNMFRLNVGGQFIPPTNDSGGLMRSWYDDTPYMFGAGTISHVGNITIDYKDLPEATAPADVYRTARSQGPDPNINKQSNVTWVFQVDANFTYLVRFHFCEYHLDKINQRVFEIKLNNETAFNTADIIAWTGGKGIPTRKDYAVYIGNKPGIDAELWVTMHTNIDLKPEFYDILLNGLEVFKLSDSQSNLAGRNPVPSKMMQKQLIENRAAHDPNRKSRKQVIVGGAVGGAATVGVAAAVLFMIRKRRRRVSGSDPGATSWLPVYGNSASKSTTSGKSHGSSSLSTDAVCNCRYFSLMEIKRATNNFDESKVVGVGGFGKVYKGVVDGNIMVAVKRSNPSSEQGVNEFVTEIEMLSKLRHRHLVSLIGFCEEGNEMVLVYDYMGKGTLREHLYKGNKITLSWKQRLDILIGAAKGLHYLHTGAKYTIIHRDVKTTNILCDDKWVAKVSDFGLSKTGPNMTQNHVSTVVKGSFGYLDPEYFRRQQLTEKSDVYSFGVVLFEVLCARPALNPSLPKEQVSLADYALQSARKGTLEEMVDPQLKGKIKPEAFKKFTDCSLKCLSDHGLERPSMGDVLWTLESVHRIETKAEETRNSPKSPSSSIGMVEVPIDNTDMIAMHLNTLNLDNDDDDDYDDPEDDAAIFSQIINPKGR encoded by the coding sequence ATGACCGCCAGGATCTTTAATGGAGAAACCTCATACAAATTCAACGTTAATTCCACCAGTCGATACATCATTCGACTCCATTTTTATCCTTCCAACTACCCTGATTACAACATTTCCAATTCCTATTTTGTCGTCACCATAGGTGCAATCACGTTATTGAGAAATTTTAGTGCCTTCATAACAGCGGAAGCTCTTTCACAAGCCTACCTAATCAGGGAATACTCGCTAGCGGCTTTTAATTCTGATTCAATCACCCTCACCTTCAAACCCGGCGTCGATAAGTCTTTTGCGTTTGTTAACGGAATTGAACTCATAACAGAGCCGGAACTGTTCGACGATCAGGCCGGGTTAGTCGGGGTAGCAGATACTGCTGGCACCATCGACGGTGTATCCTCAAATATGCAGAACATGTTCAGGTTGAATGTTGGCGGACAATTCATTCCTCCAACGAATGATTCTGGTGGTCTGATGAGGAGTTGGTATGATGATACACCTTATATGTTTGGTGCCGGTACCATCAGTCACGTAGGAAACATTACAATTGATTACAAAGACCTTCCGGAGGCCACAGCTCCGGCAGACGTTTATCGGACGGCAAGATCTCAAGGACCAGATCCCAATATCAATAAACAAAGCAATGTGACATGGGTGTTTCAGGTTGATGCCAATTTTACTTATCTTGTTAGGTTCCATTTTTGTGAATACCATCTTGATAAAATTAACCAGAGGGTTTTCGAGATAAAGTTGAACAATGAAACCGCGTTTAACACCGCCGATATTATTGCGTGGACTGGAGGAAAAGGGATTCCAACGAGAAAAGATTATGCGGTTTATATTGGCAATAAGCCTGGAATCGACGCTGAATTGTGGGTAACTATGCATACTAACATTGATTTGAAGCCTGAATTTTATGATATTCTTTTAAACGGGTTGGAGGTTTTTAAACTGAGTGACTCACAATCAAACCTCGCCGGACGGAATCCTGTTCCATCTAAAATGATGCAGAAACAGTTGATCGAGAATCGAGCAGCTCATGACCCGAATAGAAAATCTAGAAAGCAAGTGATAGTTGGTGGTGCTGTTGGTGGAGCCGCAACAGTCGGGGTTGCAGCTGCGGTGTTATTCATGATTcgcaagagaagaagaagagtgTCGGGATCGGATCCAGGTGCCACTAGTTGGCTTCCGGTATACGGTAACTCAGCTAGCAAATCGACTACCTCCGGGAAGAGCCATGGAAGTAGTAGTTTGTCAACAGATGCCGTCTGTAATTGCCGATATTTCTCATTGATGGAGATCAAACGGGCGACTAATAATTTCGACGAGAGTAAGGTGGTCGGAGTAGGGGGTTTCGGGAAGGTTTACAAAGGTGTGGTCGACGGCAACATAATGGTGGCTGTGAAAAGATCAAACCCATCTTCGGAACAAGGAGTTAACGAATTTGTGACTGAGATTGAGATGCTATCCAAGTTGAGACACCGGCATTTGGTTTCCTTAATTGGATTCTGCGAAGAAGGGAACGAAATGGTGTTGGTTTATGATTACATGGGTAAAGGAACGTTACGAGAACATCTTTACAAGGGCAACAAAATTACGCTTTCATGGAAACAAAGATTGGATATTTTGATCGGGGCTGCAAAAGGACTTCATTATCTTCACACGGGAGCAAAGTACACAATCATTCATAGAGACGTCAAGACGACAAATATTCTGTGTGATGATAAGTGGGTGGCGAAAGTGTCGGATTTCGGGCTATCGAAGACGGGTCCAAACATGACTCAGAACCATGTTAGCACCGTTGTGAAGGGCAGTTTTGGGTATTTGGATCCAGAATATTTTCGACGGCAACAGTTGACGGAGAAATCAGATGTGTATTCGTTCGGTGTTGTTCTTTTTGAGGTGTTGTGTGCGCGACCTGCCCTGAACCCTAGTCTTCCAAAAGAACAGGTGAGTCTAGCGGATTACGCGTTGCAATCGGCGAGGAAAGGGACGTTGGAGGAGATGGTGGATCCCCAATTGAAAGGGAAGATTAAGCCGGAGGCGTTCAAGAAGTTTACTGATTGCTCGTTAAAGTGTTTGTCGGACCACGGGCTGGAACGACCATCGATGGGAGATGTGTTGTGGACTCTGGAGTCTGTGCATCGGATTGAAACTAAGGCAGAAGAAACAAGAAATAGTCCCAAATCACCGTCGTCTTCAATTGGGATGGTGGAAGTGCCGATTGATAACACTGACATGATTGCTATGCATCTTAACACTCTGAACCTTGATAACGATGATGATGACGACTACGACGACCCCGAGGATGATGCTGCCATCTTTTCACAGATTATAAATCCAAAAGGGCGGTGA